One stretch of Lacimicrobium alkaliphilum DNA includes these proteins:
- a CDS encoding EAL domain-containing protein, with product MNSTLPHNQGTLRKPVRMALWQVLIGCIFASPGFASEPLTLNVGVYSNPPKIFADDQGRVSGILGDLLSEVAAREGWQLKAVQCQWDQCLQWVEQGEIDILPDVAWTEDRADKMAFHQVPALMSWSQLYGKKDLKLASLLDLQDKRLAVLQGSVQQSYLENLVSSFELRVTWVPQQNIVQSFKAISEGRADVVASNQYVGEQLASKLNLSTSPVMFLPNKLFYVAPPRQHASVLTTLDRYLQNWKQDPDSPYFSVLEKWSLPQTNIVPVFVWWLMAALILGLLLALLIGQLLRRRIARIGDHLRASEARLTTILDSVDAFVFIKDKQRRYQYVNQKICDLFGLKEEQIIGQTDELFFDAQTCEMLRDVDNRVLESGERVTTEETDTLADGTSEMTCVSVKLPLRDAKGKIYALCGIATDISEYRQAQQELHQLAYFDPLTELPNRRLLLDRLHQALMHAKNSGSEGAILLIDLDNFKTLNDTQGHAAGDLLLKQVAQRLGEGLHGKETLGRLSADEFLLVLEGLGKNMDSAVNFATSQARVLLNKVSQPYELNGVPFSGSASIGVVMFSDANGSVETLLKEADLALCDAKDAGRNTMRFYNPVMQTKVNHQSQMEAALRKALEEGNLQLHLQPQLDEGHQVFAMEALLRWQDPDMGWISPADFIPVAEASGQIVPLGEWVMLQACRLLAGWQQNKAMADLTLAVNISARQFYHPHFVEHVEYCITQTGIEPRYLELEITESLLIDDLENTINKMNLLRGMGISFSLDDFGTGYASLGYLKRLPLSQLKIDQTFVRDLLSDPNDEAIVSTIVALGKSLDLKVIAEGVETPEQAQRLKELGCQAFQGYYFGRPAPEAHWLTSL from the coding sequence AATGCCAATGGGATCAATGTCTGCAATGGGTTGAGCAGGGTGAAATCGATATCTTGCCGGATGTGGCCTGGACCGAAGACAGAGCGGATAAGATGGCGTTTCATCAGGTTCCGGCCCTGATGAGCTGGTCGCAGCTGTATGGGAAGAAAGATCTGAAACTGGCCAGCCTGCTCGATTTGCAGGACAAGCGTCTGGCTGTATTGCAAGGGTCAGTTCAACAAAGCTATCTGGAGAACCTGGTCAGTAGTTTTGAGCTACGGGTGACCTGGGTGCCTCAGCAGAATATCGTACAGAGTTTTAAAGCGATCAGTGAGGGCAGGGCCGATGTGGTGGCGTCAAATCAGTATGTGGGTGAGCAACTGGCCAGCAAATTAAACCTGAGTACCTCTCCGGTGATGTTTCTGCCGAATAAGTTGTTCTATGTTGCCCCTCCCAGGCAACATGCGTCTGTTCTGACAACGCTGGATCGTTATCTGCAAAACTGGAAGCAGGACCCTGATTCTCCTTATTTCTCTGTGCTGGAAAAGTGGAGCCTGCCGCAGACCAATATTGTTCCGGTATTTGTCTGGTGGCTGATGGCGGCGCTGATTCTCGGTTTGTTGCTGGCACTGTTGATCGGACAGTTACTCAGACGCAGGATTGCCCGTATCGGTGATCATCTGCGCGCCAGTGAGGCCAGACTGACAACAATTCTGGATAGTGTGGACGCCTTTGTATTTATTAAGGACAAACAGCGACGCTATCAATATGTCAATCAGAAGATTTGTGACTTGTTTGGACTGAAAGAAGAGCAGATTATCGGTCAGACTGATGAGCTGTTCTTTGATGCGCAAACCTGTGAGATGCTCAGAGATGTCGATAACCGTGTGCTCGAATCCGGAGAACGGGTAACCACTGAAGAGACCGATACACTGGCTGATGGCACCAGTGAAATGACCTGTGTCTCAGTTAAGCTGCCGCTCAGGGACGCAAAGGGTAAGATTTATGCCCTATGTGGTATCGCCACGGATATCAGTGAATACCGTCAGGCGCAGCAGGAACTGCATCAACTGGCCTATTTTGATCCTCTGACCGAATTACCCAATCGTCGCTTGCTGCTGGACAGGCTGCATCAGGCGCTGATGCACGCAAAAAATAGTGGTAGTGAAGGCGCCATATTGCTGATCGACCTGGATAACTTTAAGACACTGAATGACACACAGGGCCATGCCGCCGGTGATCTGTTGTTAAAGCAGGTCGCTCAGCGACTCGGTGAGGGGCTGCATGGTAAAGAAACTCTAGGGCGTTTGAGTGCGGACGAGTTTTTGCTGGTGCTTGAGGGACTGGGCAAGAATATGGACAGCGCAGTCAATTTTGCCACCTCTCAGGCAAGAGTGTTGCTGAACAAAGTGTCGCAGCCCTATGAACTGAATGGAGTGCCATTCAGCGGTTCAGCCAGTATCGGTGTGGTGATGTTCTCTGATGCTAATGGCAGTGTGGAAACCTTGCTAAAAGAAGCCGACCTGGCCTTATGTGATGCCAAGGACGCCGGGCGTAACACCATGCGCTTCTATAACCCGGTGATGCAGACCAAAGTCAACCACCAAAGTCAGATGGAGGCGGCACTGCGTAAAGCGCTGGAAGAAGGTAATCTGCAACTTCATCTGCAACCACAACTGGATGAAGGGCATCAGGTGTTTGCCATGGAGGCACTGCTGCGATGGCAGGACCCTGACATGGGCTGGATATCACCGGCGGACTTTATTCCGGTGGCCGAAGCCAGTGGCCAGATTGTTCCTTTAGGTGAATGGGTTATGCTGCAGGCGTGCAGATTGTTGGCTGGCTGGCAACAAAACAAGGCTATGGCCGATTTAACCCTGGCGGTGAATATCAGCGCCCGTCAGTTTTATCATCCGCATTTTGTTGAGCATGTGGAGTATTGTATTACCCAAACCGGCATCGAGCCACGCTATCTGGAGCTGGAAATCACCGAAAGCCTGTTGATCGATGATCTGGAAAATACCATCAATAAGATGAACCTGCTCAGAGGCATGGGGATCAGCTTCTCGTTAGACGATTTCGGCACCGGTTACGCATCTTTGGGTTATCTCAAACGTTTACCTCTGAGCCAGCTTAAAATAGACCAGACTTTTGTCAGAGACTTACTTTCAGACCCCAACGATGAGGCCATTGTCAGTACTATAGTGGCGCTGGGGAAAAGCCTGGATTTGAAGGTTATCGCAGAAGGAGTGGAAACACCTGAACAGGCCCAGAGGCTAAAAGAGCTCGGTTGCCAGGCCTTCCAGGGCTACTATTTTGGTCGCCCCGCACCGGAGGCACACTGGTTAACCAGCCTGTGA
- the metE gene encoding 5-methyltetrahydropteroyltriglutamate--homocysteine S-methyltransferase — protein sequence MKLHTLGFPRIGTRRELKFALEQYWQGRISKQEFLQTGADIRRQNWAIQQQAGIELLPVGDFANYDHVLNTSLYLGIIPQRFARDSDSSDKLDLEFRIARGRAPTGCACAASDMTKWFNTNYHYIVPELSQQLDIRVDIQPLLEQIEEAKNLGHESKPVLLGPLSYLYLSAFEGDKLQLLPQLLAGYQQIFDKLNSARAGWLQIDEPILGLELDADWQKAFRQAYGELRQGSLKLLLTSYFASIDHHLDLIASLPLHGVHIDCVAEPTDIQLTIDMLPRHWVVSLGVIDGRNIWKSDLSALYQKLEPLYAQLNGRTWLAPSCSLLHCPVDLEQEDKLDPQIKSWLAFASQKCQELSLLKQALLTGDTAAIEQYSAPVKARLVSAQAVNTALRERIGSLTQVQRAEPYAVRKQKQQSLALPQLPTTTIGSFPQTAEIRRLRAAYKRKELSSEEYIQAMQQQIEDCIARQEEIGLDVLVHGEPERNDMVEYFADFLDGVTSTRYGWVQSYGSRCVKPPVIYGDITRKQAMTTDWLSYAQSLTDKPVKGMLTGPVTILCWSFVRDDLSREQVARQIALAVSDETEDLINAGIKIIQIDEPAIREGMPVKHSQWQQYLDWAVACFRLACARAPADVQIHSHMCYSEFNDILDAIIALDADVLTVETSRSNMVLLDAFKHKAYPNDIGPGVYDIHSPNVPDTGWITDLLKKALEVVPAERLWVNPDCGLKTRGWQETRAALTNMVTAAQQLRAELAK from the coding sequence ATGAAACTACACACGCTCGGCTTTCCCCGCATCGGTACCAGAAGAGAATTGAAATTTGCCCTGGAACAGTACTGGCAAGGCAGGATCAGTAAGCAAGAGTTTTTGCAGACCGGCGCCGACATTCGCCGGCAAAACTGGGCAATACAACAGCAAGCCGGCATTGAATTACTGCCGGTTGGGGATTTTGCCAATTATGATCATGTACTTAATACCAGTCTCTACCTTGGCATCATCCCTCAGCGCTTTGCCAGGGATAGTGATAGTAGTGACAAGCTGGATCTGGAATTTCGTATTGCCCGGGGCCGCGCACCTACCGGCTGTGCCTGTGCCGCGTCAGATATGACCAAATGGTTTAACACCAACTACCACTATATCGTGCCGGAACTGAGCCAGCAGTTAGATATCCGGGTGGATATTCAGCCCTTGCTTGAGCAGATTGAAGAAGCAAAGAACCTTGGCCATGAGTCCAAACCTGTGTTGCTGGGGCCGCTCAGCTACCTGTATTTAAGCGCCTTTGAAGGCGATAAACTGCAACTGTTACCGCAACTTCTGGCTGGCTATCAGCAAATCTTCGATAAACTCAATAGTGCCCGTGCTGGCTGGCTGCAAATTGATGAACCCATACTCGGTCTGGAGCTGGATGCAGACTGGCAGAAAGCCTTTCGACAAGCCTATGGTGAGCTGCGTCAGGGCAGCCTTAAATTACTGCTGACCAGCTATTTTGCCAGCATCGATCACCACCTCGATCTGATCGCCTCCCTGCCCCTGCACGGTGTTCACATTGATTGTGTGGCCGAACCAACAGATATCCAGCTCACCATCGATATGCTGCCACGCCACTGGGTGGTCTCTTTGGGCGTGATTGACGGGCGCAATATCTGGAAGAGCGATCTCAGCGCTTTGTATCAGAAACTGGAGCCGCTTTATGCACAACTAAACGGCAGAACCTGGCTGGCGCCGAGTTGCTCACTGTTACATTGTCCGGTGGATCTGGAGCAGGAAGATAAGCTGGATCCGCAAATCAAAAGCTGGCTGGCCTTTGCCAGTCAGAAATGTCAGGAATTGTCGTTACTGAAACAGGCATTGCTGACAGGTGACACCGCTGCTATTGAACAGTACTCGGCCCCGGTTAAGGCCAGGTTAGTCTCAGCACAGGCTGTCAATACCGCACTCAGAGAGCGGATCGGCAGCCTTACACAGGTACAGCGCGCCGAGCCCTATGCAGTGCGCAAACAAAAACAACAGTCACTGGCCTTGCCGCAACTGCCCACCACTACTATCGGCTCTTTCCCGCAAACCGCAGAAATTCGTCGGCTCAGAGCCGCTTACAAGCGTAAGGAACTCAGTAGCGAGGAATATATTCAGGCTATGCAGCAACAGATAGAGGACTGCATTGCCCGTCAGGAAGAAATCGGACTGGACGTGCTGGTGCACGGAGAGCCGGAGCGCAATGATATGGTCGAATATTTTGCCGATTTCCTCGACGGCGTCACCAGCACCCGTTATGGCTGGGTACAGAGTTATGGCTCCCGCTGTGTCAAACCACCGGTCATTTACGGGGATATCACCCGCAAGCAGGCCATGACCACCGACTGGCTGAGCTATGCGCAATCCCTCACCGACAAACCAGTAAAGGGCATGCTGACCGGTCCGGTGACGATCTTATGCTGGAGCTTTGTGCGCGATGACTTAAGCCGCGAGCAGGTGGCCCGGCAGATTGCCCTTGCCGTCAGTGATGAAACAGAAGATCTGATTAACGCAGGTATCAAAATTATTCAGATAGACGAACCTGCCATTCGCGAGGGCATGCCGGTTAAACACAGTCAGTGGCAGCAATATCTTGACTGGGCGGTTGCCTGTTTCCGTCTGGCCTGTGCCAGAGCGCCGGCCGATGTCCAGATCCACAGTCATATGTGCTACTCAGAATTCAACGATATTCTGGATGCCATCATTGCCCTGGATGCCGATGTGCTGACGGTGGAAACGTCCCGTTCCAATATGGTGCTGCTGGATGCCTTTAAGCACAAAGCCTACCCCAATGATATCGGCCCGGGCGTGTATGATATTCATTCGCCCAATGTGCCGGACACGGGCTGGATAACCGACTTGCTGAAAAAGGCGCTGGAAGTGGTACCGGCCGAGCGACTGTGGGTGAATCCGGACTGTGGCCTGAAAACCAGAGGCTGGCAGGAAACCCGTGCCGCCCTGACCAATATGGTTACCGCTGCGCAGCAACTCCGGGCCGAACTGGCGAAATAA
- a CDS encoding LysR substrate-binding domain-containing protein produces MLELKHLKTMLALERGGNLASAADLLFVSQSALSHQLKELESRIGERLFERKSEPLRFTASGLTLLNLAREVVPRVNKVEAEIKSGAQATEELRIGIECHACFQWLLPAITEFNRRYPDVSVDLQGENLFDGITELERQSLDLLFTDDRVAAEGLEYEALGDFELVLVMGLQDELAEQSFIQPEDLKNRRLLTYPVPLSKLDLFRQFLQPAKCHPQSVKTVANSSVMLQMVAAGLGVAAVPDWLVKDFDRQQLLCSRPLGQQGLRKTLYGAYQPANRQKIQEFLPVVRSNFRQLLTSQPVSSEKTPQSI; encoded by the coding sequence ATGCTCGAGCTGAAACATTTAAAGACGATGCTGGCCCTGGAGCGGGGCGGTAACCTTGCCAGCGCGGCAGATCTGCTGTTTGTCAGTCAGTCGGCCTTGTCTCATCAGCTTAAGGAACTGGAATCACGCATCGGAGAGCGGCTGTTTGAACGCAAGAGTGAGCCACTGCGTTTCACTGCCTCTGGACTTACGTTACTCAATCTGGCCCGTGAGGTGGTCCCCAGGGTTAACAAGGTGGAAGCGGAAATAAAAAGCGGTGCTCAGGCCACCGAGGAACTGCGTATCGGCATTGAATGCCATGCCTGCTTTCAGTGGCTGTTACCGGCGATCACTGAGTTTAACCGGCGCTATCCTGACGTCAGTGTCGATCTTCAGGGAGAAAACCTGTTTGACGGTATCACCGAGCTGGAACGCCAGTCTCTGGATCTGCTGTTCACCGATGACAGAGTCGCCGCAGAAGGTCTGGAGTATGAAGCCCTGGGAGACTTTGAACTGGTATTGGTAATGGGGCTGCAGGATGAGCTGGCAGAACAGTCTTTTATTCAGCCCGAAGATCTGAAAAACAGGCGCTTACTGACTTACCCCGTGCCGCTGTCGAAACTGGATCTGTTCCGTCAGTTTCTGCAGCCGGCAAAATGCCATCCACAGAGCGTCAAAACCGTGGCTAACAGTTCGGTGATGTTGCAGATGGTGGCGGCGGGCCTGGGGGTGGCTGCGGTGCCGGACTGGCTGGTAAAAGATTTCGATCGCCAGCAGCTGTTGTGCTCCCGCCCACTGGGGCAGCAGGGGCTGAGAAAAACCCTTTATGGGGCCTATCAGCCTGCCAACAGGCAGAAGATACAGGAATTTCTGCCTGTTGTTCGCAGTAATTTCCGGCAGTTGCTTACCTCTCAGCCAGTCTCTTCTGAAAAAACGCCCCAATCAATTTAG
- a CDS encoding alpha/beta hydrolase family esterase, giving the protein MQLSLEIIAHLQTRFDLADLPIFATGFSGGARMASELACKASDKITAVALVAGIRQPELDGEQCRGNGSPSILSFHSLNDGINPYQVDAQTTSPPYWLYGVEDALKAWAKRHDCSAKPSTRMLMGSITQFSYRLCRDNSALISYVLSEGGHTWPGSPFPFPEYLGQTNMEIDGTKLIGAFFQKRLAER; this is encoded by the coding sequence GTGCAGTTAAGCCTGGAGATCATTGCTCACCTGCAAACAAGATTCGATCTGGCCGATTTACCCATTTTTGCAACGGGTTTTTCAGGAGGAGCAAGAATGGCTTCCGAGCTGGCCTGCAAGGCATCTGACAAAATCACGGCGGTGGCTCTGGTGGCTGGTATCCGGCAACCGGAGCTGGATGGAGAGCAATGCCGGGGCAATGGCTCACCCTCCATACTCTCCTTCCATAGTCTGAATGATGGCATCAATCCTTATCAGGTGGATGCTCAAACCACCAGCCCGCCATACTGGCTGTATGGTGTGGAAGACGCGTTGAAAGCCTGGGCAAAACGGCATGACTGTTCCGCCAAACCCAGCACCAGAATGCTCATGGGTAGCATCACACAGTTCAGCTACCGTCTCTGTCGTGACAACAGCGCACTGATCTCCTACGTTCTGTCTGAAGGTGGTCATACCTGGCCTGGCAGCCCGTTCCCTTTCCCTGAATATCTTGGCCAGACTAATATGGAAATTGATGGGACTAAATTGATTGGGGCGTTTTTTCAGAAGAGACTGGCTGAGAGGTAA
- a CDS encoding methyltransferase family protein produces the protein MPKRLFILIYALGGYLAGMLSLLYLMGFIINIGVPKGIDDGESGALWLSVLVNAGLIGLFGLHHSLTARTRFKLWLKSYLPVPAQRATYLYFTALMTAILVIFWQPIDTVIWAVDQPLAVTLFLCLYLFFWGLMVMCSFPIGHFHLLGLAQAWNHFLKKPDVEPPFSTKFLYALVRHPISSCWILIAWCTPVMTAGHLVFAIGVLIYILLATPYEEKDLVREIGPDYLKYQSQVPPFMPALLPKNQQSEKENG, from the coding sequence ATGCCAAAACGATTATTTATTCTTATTTATGCACTCGGCGGATATCTGGCCGGGATGCTGAGCCTGTTATATCTGATGGGCTTTATCATCAATATCGGTGTGCCCAAGGGCATCGATGACGGTGAATCCGGCGCATTATGGCTATCTGTGCTAGTCAACGCCGGTTTGATCGGTTTGTTTGGCTTACACCATTCGCTGACTGCCCGCACCCGCTTCAAGCTATGGCTGAAATCCTATCTGCCTGTGCCCGCCCAGCGGGCGACCTATCTGTATTTCACCGCGCTGATGACCGCCATACTGGTAATATTCTGGCAACCCATCGACACGGTGATCTGGGCGGTCGACCAACCACTGGCCGTCACTCTGTTCCTATGCCTTTACCTGTTTTTCTGGGGTCTGATGGTGATGTGTTCCTTTCCAATCGGGCACTTCCACCTGCTGGGTCTGGCTCAGGCATGGAACCATTTTCTTAAAAAGCCGGATGTCGAACCGCCCTTCTCAACAAAGTTTCTATACGCTCTGGTCAGGCACCCTATATCCAGTTGCTGGATTCTGATTGCCTGGTGTACCCCCGTTATGACCGCAGGACACCTGGTTTTTGCTATTGGCGTTTTAATTTACATCCTTCTGGCTACCCCTTATGAAGAAAAGGATCTGGTCCGGGAGATCGGCCCTGACTACCTTAAATATCAGAGCCAGGTTCCTCCTTTTATGCCTGCTCTACTGCCCAAAAATCAACAATCTGAGAAGGAGAATGGTTAA
- a CDS encoding cytochrome-c peroxidase — MWRYLILLIGLLGWYLIERAGIFIPAPTPLQNFKAPFVFGKFSVPKDNPLTEEGVTLGRKLFYDPLLSANNQVSCADCHMQEKAFSDGKARSVGVSGKPTEFNSMALVNLMWGPERFFWNGRSTSLEEQVLGPVQHPDEMGQDLDELLSELRQHPEYPQAFRRAYGETSIEAMAKAIASFMRTLISANSRYDQFLRGEIRLSEQEELGRKLFMAHPDVKASLRGANCIDCHSQFLTGGFSDGLDGFSNNGLDKESELKPGLQAVTGDPAHRGWFKTPTLRNIAVTAPYMHDGRFDTLEQVIDHYNHGIRYSSTLSPLISEADNRDLNQPQSPGLGLGEKEKQALLAFLHTLTDQDFLTNAAFSDPDKDISNEQ; from the coding sequence ATGTGGCGCTACCTGATTCTGTTGATTGGATTGCTTGGCTGGTATCTGATTGAACGGGCCGGGATTTTTATCCCGGCGCCGACGCCGCTGCAAAACTTTAAGGCGCCCTTTGTCTTCGGCAAGTTCAGTGTACCAAAGGATAACCCACTGACCGAAGAGGGCGTGACGCTGGGTCGCAAACTGTTTTATGACCCATTGTTATCGGCCAATAACCAGGTTTCCTGTGCCGATTGTCATATGCAGGAGAAGGCGTTTAGTGATGGCAAGGCCCGCTCTGTGGGCGTATCCGGCAAGCCCACTGAATTTAACAGTATGGCGCTGGTTAATCTGATGTGGGGCCCTGAGCGTTTTTTCTGGAATGGCCGCAGTACCAGCCTGGAAGAGCAGGTGCTGGGACCTGTACAGCATCCGGATGAGATGGGCCAGGACCTGGATGAGCTGCTATCAGAACTCAGGCAACACCCTGAGTATCCGCAGGCTTTTCGTCGAGCTTATGGAGAGACAAGTATTGAGGCAATGGCTAAGGCTATCGCCTCTTTTATGCGCACCCTGATTTCAGCCAATTCCCGTTACGATCAGTTTCTGCGTGGAGAAATCAGGCTCAGTGAGCAGGAAGAACTGGGCCGCAAATTATTTATGGCTCATCCCGATGTCAAAGCCAGTCTGCGTGGTGCCAACTGTATAGATTGTCACAGCCAGTTTCTGACAGGAGGCTTCAGTGATGGTTTGGATGGTTTCTCCAACAATGGCCTGGATAAGGAATCCGAGCTTAAACCGGGCCTGCAGGCGGTGACCGGAGATCCTGCGCATCGGGGGTGGTTTAAAACACCGACGCTGCGCAATATCGCTGTGACGGCGCCCTATATGCATGATGGCCGTTTCGATACCCTTGAACAGGTCATTGATCATTATAATCACGGCATCAGGTATAGCAGTACCCTGAGCCCGTTGATATCTGAGGCAGACAACCGTGATCTTAACCAACCTCAGTCTCCGGGCCTGGGGCTCGGCGAAAAAGAAAAACAGGCATTGCTGGCCTTTCTGCATACCCTCACAGATCAGGACTTTCTGACCAACGCGGCCTTTTCCGATCCAGACAAGGACATTTCCAATGAACAATAA
- a CDS encoding MbnP family protein, translating into MNNKLIILILLFVAVALGVLALKPAQTERLTLRFKPLVGTQPLVIESADYANPLGEGRFSVRNLRFFISNIELVADDYRHQVADSYHLLKFSQTANQDSVILTDIPAYQYHSLILNIGVDEQANHSIQLRGDLDPNSQMAWSWDAGYKFLVLEGGLVNDQQFTPLVYHVGFSENLRSLQFALNSRHLQEGVMTLSLDIEKLFDGVHKLDPAHLPGIKFDPDDARLMADNYAAMFRLVE; encoded by the coding sequence ATGAACAATAAACTCATTATTCTGATATTACTTTTTGTGGCAGTTGCTCTAGGCGTATTGGCACTCAAACCGGCACAAACCGAACGACTGACTCTGCGGTTCAAACCTTTAGTGGGCACACAGCCCCTGGTGATCGAAAGTGCTGATTATGCTAACCCCTTAGGAGAAGGGCGCTTCAGTGTGCGCAATCTGCGCTTCTTTATCAGTAATATTGAACTGGTGGCTGACGACTATCGTCATCAGGTAGCGGACAGTTATCATTTGCTTAAATTCAGTCAGACCGCTAATCAGGACAGTGTGATCCTGACAGACATACCAGCTTATCAATACCACAGCCTGATCCTGAATATAGGAGTGGATGAGCAGGCTAATCATTCTATCCAGTTGCGGGGGGATCTCGACCCCAATAGCCAGATGGCCTGGAGCTGGGACGCGGGCTACAAATTTCTGGTACTCGAAGGAGGGCTGGTAAATGATCAGCAGTTTACGCCGTTGGTCTATCATGTCGGCTTCAGTGAGAACCTCCGCAGTCTGCAGTTTGCGCTTAATTCCCGGCATTTACAGGAGGGAGTGATGACGCTGAGTCTGGACATTGAGAAACTCTTCGATGGTGTGCATAAGTTGGATCCTGCCCACTTACCGGGCATTAAGTTTGACCCTGATGATGCACGCCTGATGGCCGACAATTATGCCGCCATGTTCAGACTGGTTGAATGA
- a CDS encoding class I SAM-dependent methyltransferase: MTDMNVAIDQTEDFDQTKAENFAERLGEMLNTGATVVMISLGHKLKIFDHLADMPPSGSEQIAEKTGLSERYIREWLAVMVVSGIVAYNPEDKTYYLCAEYAACLTTDAELGNMAVFAQHTSLLGQMEESMIRCFKTGEGTSYGDYPCFHQIMAEDSGQTVVAGLFEHILPLVPGIQARLEQGIDVLDAGCGRGAALLAMAEHYPNSRFVGYDLCADAIDFANAQVKERKLTNIRFEQRDLTGYMEAERWDFITSFDAVHDQKDPQDLIDGLKMSLKSGGTYLMQDIGGSAKLENNLDFPFSALLYAVSCAHCTPVSIGQGGKGLGTMWGWETAETMLLRAGFRSVEHHRLEHDPMNVWFVSQV; the protein is encoded by the coding sequence ATGACAGATATGAATGTAGCCATTGATCAGACCGAGGACTTTGATCAGACAAAAGCAGAAAACTTTGCCGAGCGCCTTGGTGAAATGCTCAACACCGGCGCAACGGTAGTGATGATTTCTCTGGGCCATAAGCTGAAAATATTTGACCATCTGGCCGATATGCCGCCATCGGGCAGTGAACAGATTGCTGAGAAAACAGGACTTAGCGAACGATATATTCGTGAGTGGCTGGCAGTGATGGTGGTGTCGGGCATTGTGGCCTATAACCCGGAAGACAAGACCTATTACCTTTGTGCGGAGTATGCCGCCTGTCTGACCACCGATGCCGAACTGGGTAATATGGCAGTATTCGCCCAGCACACCTCGCTGTTAGGGCAGATGGAAGAGTCTATGATCCGCTGTTTTAAAACTGGCGAGGGTACCAGTTATGGAGACTACCCCTGTTTTCATCAGATTATGGCCGAAGACAGCGGGCAAACTGTGGTGGCAGGGCTGTTTGAACATATTCTGCCGCTGGTGCCGGGTATTCAGGCCAGGTTGGAACAGGGTATTGATGTACTGGATGCAGGCTGTGGCCGGGGGGCGGCATTGCTGGCAATGGCAGAACATTATCCCAACAGTCGTTTTGTTGGCTATGATCTTTGTGCCGATGCCATAGACTTTGCCAATGCACAGGTAAAAGAACGAAAACTGACCAACATCCGCTTTGAGCAAAGGGATCTGACCGGCTACATGGAGGCAGAGCGCTGGGATTTTATTACCAGTTTTGACGCGGTGCATGATCAAAAGGATCCTCAGGATCTGATTGACGGACTAAAGATGTCACTGAAATCCGGTGGCACCTACCTTATGCAGGATATTGGCGGTTCCGCAAAGCTTGAAAATAACCTGGATTTTCCTTTTTCAGCACTGCTTTATGCCGTTTCCTGTGCTCATTGTACGCCAGTGTCAATAGGCCAGGGCGGAAAGGGTCTGGGTACGATGTGGGGCTGGGAAACGGCTGAAACCATGCTTCTTCGTGCGGGTTTCAGAAGCGTAGAACACCATCGCCTTGAGCACGATCCTATGAATGTATGGTTTGTTTCTCAGGTGTAA